In Ancalomicrobiaceae bacterium S20, the following proteins share a genomic window:
- a CDS encoding histone deacetylase, which translates to MALAIVHNPAYDAEFPADHRFPMLKFKRLAEVLVEEGLVAPGGYHTPEPAPADWVALAHDRGYVEGVFAADVAKAVAREIGFEISEKVARRSRMASAGTLLTARLALARGIACNTAGGSHHARHLQGAGFCVFNDVAVAIRVLQAEGAIERALVIDLDVHQGDGTADIFIGDSSVFTFSMHAERNYPVRKIPSSLDIGLADATGDAAYLATVRDIVPDLIARHRPDIVFYNAGVDPHAEDRLGRLALSDEGLFARDRFVIETVREAGLPLAGVIGGGYMTDIDRLARRHATLHRVAAQFV; encoded by the coding sequence ATGGCCCTCGCGATCGTCCACAACCCCGCCTACGACGCCGAATTCCCGGCCGATCACCGCTTTCCGATGCTGAAGTTCAAGCGGCTCGCGGAAGTGCTGGTCGAAGAGGGCCTGGTGGCGCCGGGCGGCTATCACACGCCGGAGCCGGCACCGGCCGACTGGGTCGCGCTCGCCCATGACCGCGGCTATGTCGAGGGCGTGTTCGCGGCCGACGTGGCGAAGGCGGTCGCGCGCGAGATCGGCTTCGAGATCTCCGAGAAGGTCGCCCGCCGGTCGCGCATGGCCTCCGCCGGCACGCTGCTCACCGCCCGGCTGGCGCTCGCCCGGGGCATCGCCTGCAACACGGCCGGCGGCAGCCATCATGCCCGGCACCTGCAGGGCGCCGGCTTCTGCGTCTTCAACGACGTCGCGGTGGCGATCCGGGTGTTGCAGGCCGAAGGCGCGATCGAGCGGGCGTTGGTGATCGACCTCGATGTCCATCAGGGCGACGGCACCGCCGATATCTTCATCGGCGACAGCTCCGTCTTCACCTTCTCCATGCATGCGGAACGCAATTATCCGGTACGCAAGATCCCGTCTTCGCTCGATATCGGGCTCGCGGACGCGACCGGCGACGCGGCCTATCTCGCGACGGTGCGGGACATCGTGCCGGATCTGATCGCGCGGCATCGACCCGACATCGTGTTCTACAATGCCGGTGTCGATCCGCATGCGGAGGACCGGCTCGGCCGGCTCGCGCTCAGCGACGAAGGCCTTTTCGCGCGCGACCGCTTCGTGATCGAGACGGTGCGGGAAGCCGGGTTGCCGCTCGCCGGCGTCATCGGCGGCGGCTACATGACCGACATCGACCGCCTCGCCCGGCGCCACGCGACGCTGCATCGGGTCGCGGCACAATTCGTTTGA
- a CDS encoding thioesterase family protein, translated as MGFVDTYLGFVDMWECDENQHMNVRFYWSKFEAADRQFRRIAGLDGRLPHRLTRHVRYHAELAGGMPVGIRSARIESAPGTIAIVHEMRPLGSEAISATALDRYLVDRPDDLGPAAVPMPASAVPRGLDIAPAALDLSTEAAIEAGGAMTAMTRVTVAEADVDGVIEDYVHIARASDAAPHAWARLGMTRAWLAERGLGRVAVEMKLTYGERLRAGDLVHLVSTVGPVSRRTLVQTHRYFESRSGRPAAVCEVVALAMDMATRRAVTIPAEILERYG; from the coding sequence ATGGGCTTCGTCGATACCTATCTCGGCTTCGTCGACATGTGGGAATGCGACGAGAACCAGCACATGAACGTGCGGTTCTACTGGTCGAAATTCGAGGCCGCCGACCGACAGTTCCGCCGCATCGCCGGGCTCGATGGACGGCTGCCGCACCGGCTGACGCGGCATGTGCGCTATCACGCCGAGCTCGCCGGCGGTATGCCGGTCGGCATCCGCTCGGCACGCATCGAGAGCGCACCCGGCACGATCGCGATCGTCCACGAGATGCGGCCGCTCGGATCGGAGGCGATCTCGGCGACCGCACTCGACCGCTATCTGGTCGACCGGCCGGACGACCTCGGCCCCGCCGCCGTGCCGATGCCGGCCTCGGCCGTGCCGCGCGGCCTCGACATCGCACCCGCGGCGCTCGATCTCTCCACCGAAGCCGCGATCGAGGCCGGCGGCGCGATGACCGCGATGACCCGCGTCACGGTTGCCGAAGCGGACGTCGACGGCGTCATCGAGGACTACGTCCACATCGCGCGCGCCTCCGACGCCGCGCCGCATGCCTGGGCGCGGCTCGGTATGACAAGGGCATGGCTCGCCGAGCGCGGGCTCGGCCGGGTCGCGGTCGAGATGAAGCTCACCTATGGCGAGCGGCTCCGCGCCGGCGACCTCGTCCATCTGGTCTCGACCGTCGGGCCGGTGTCGCGCCGCACCCTGGTGCAGACCCACCGCTATTTCGAGAGCCGCAGCGGCCGGCCGGCGGCGGTCTGCGAGGTGGTCGCGCTGGCGATGGACATGGCGACCCGCCGCGCGGTCACCATTCCGGCCGAAATCCTGGAAAGATACGGCTGA
- a CDS encoding alpha/beta hydrolase yields MISLDPALFAPEAISEETAKLNANVVALLERLPDMWSLEPRVIRERRAKGLGPFPLAPKSPRAETVTIEGRHGPIALRIIPPANGTPRGAYLHIHGGGWVLGSADQQDTRLERIADNTGLAAISVDYRLAPENPYPQGPDDCEAAALWLVREGEARFGSNLFAIGGESAGAHLSVVTLLRLRDRHGLSPFAGANLVAGCFDLGLTPSARAWGTEKLVLNTRDIEMFVRHFLLHGGSTEDPDVSPLKADLRGLPPALFSIGTRDCLLDDSLFMASRWLAAGNAGELAVYPGGAHVFQSFPSALAEESLARMDAFLLGLG; encoded by the coding sequence ATGATTTCACTCGACCCCGCCCTGTTCGCCCCCGAGGCGATCTCGGAGGAGACGGCGAAGCTCAACGCCAATGTCGTCGCATTGCTCGAACGGCTGCCGGACATGTGGAGCCTCGAGCCGCGGGTGATCCGCGAGCGCCGCGCCAAGGGGCTCGGCCCCTTCCCGCTCGCACCGAAATCGCCGCGCGCCGAGACGGTCACGATCGAGGGCCGGCACGGTCCGATCGCCTTGCGCATCATTCCGCCGGCGAACGGCACGCCGCGCGGCGCCTACCTGCACATCCACGGCGGCGGCTGGGTGCTCGGCTCGGCCGACCAGCAGGACACGCGGCTCGAACGGATCGCCGACAACACCGGGCTCGCCGCCATTTCGGTCGACTACCGGCTCGCGCCCGAGAACCCCTACCCGCAGGGGCCGGACGATTGCGAGGCGGCGGCGCTCTGGCTAGTCCGCGAGGGCGAGGCGCGCTTCGGCTCCAACCTGTTCGCGATCGGCGGCGAGTCCGCCGGCGCGCATCTGTCGGTCGTCACCCTGCTGCGTCTGCGCGATCGCCACGGGCTCTCGCCCTTCGCGGGCGCCAATCTGGTCGCCGGCTGTTTCGATCTCGGCCTCACGCCGAGCGCACGCGCCTGGGGAACCGAGAAGCTGGTGCTCAACACGCGCGACATCGAGATGTTCGTGCGCCACTTCCTGCTCCACGGCGGCTCGACCGAGGATCCGGACGTGTCGCCGCTCAAGGCCGATCTGCGCGGCCTGCCGCCGGCGCTGTTCTCGATCGGCACGCGCGACTGCCTGCTCGACGATTCGCTGTTCATGGCGAGCCGCTGGCTGGCGGCGGGCAACGCGGGCGAGCTCGCGGTCTATCCGGGCGGGGCGCATGTGTTCCAGAGCTTCCCCTCGGCGCTCGCCGAGGAGAGCCTGGCGCGCATGGACGCGTTCCTGCTCGGGCTCGGCTGA
- a CDS encoding DUF6460 domain-containing protein, with translation MASNSLDRFFGGPPVRTLLWLVVLSVVIGFVLATIGLDPVTLVHRVFADFGRFVDYVLHFGSDLVGNVVRYFIYGAVVVIPIWLIARLLSYGRRG, from the coding sequence ATGGCTTCGAATTCGCTCGATCGCTTCTTCGGTGGGCCGCCGGTGAGGACGCTGCTCTGGCTCGTCGTGCTCTCGGTCGTGATCGGCTTCGTGCTGGCGACGATCGGCCTCGATCCGGTCACGCTGGTCCATCGGGTGTTCGCCGACTTCGGCCGCTTCGTCGACTACGTGCTGCATTTCGGCTCCGACCTCGTCGGCAACGTCGTGCGCTATTTCATCTATGGCGCGGTGGTCGTGATCCCGATCTGGCTGATCGCACGCCTGCTGTCGTACGGCCGACGCGGCTGA
- a CDS encoding SEL1-like repeat protein codes for MLPDKIGSDKLRSAALRGDPKAALEVGLRYAEGRGVPTDPKEAARWFQAAAEKGLATAQYRMGSVLEKGIGVTRDLAAAKVWYQKAAENGNVRAMHNLGVLYANDRDMPNAITWFQRAADHGLPDSQFNLGIINALGSGVRQDLAVSYKWFGLAARSGDREAEKKRDDVAAHLDKNTLAAAKMAVQTWQQKPVNREANEETALWVEPAGATGAESASAMPAGADAVKAAQQALQQRGVYAGPIDGDMNSRTKQAIRTFQKKMGVKQTGEIDAATLKLLGGKAL; via the coding sequence GTGCTGCCGGACAAGATCGGCAGCGACAAGCTCCGTTCGGCGGCGCTGCGCGGCGACCCCAAGGCCGCTCTCGAAGTCGGCCTGCGCTATGCCGAGGGGCGTGGCGTTCCGACCGATCCGAAAGAGGCCGCCCGCTGGTTCCAGGCCGCCGCCGAGAAGGGCCTCGCCACGGCGCAGTACCGCATGGGCAGCGTGCTCGAGAAGGGCATCGGCGTGACCCGCGACCTCGCGGCTGCCAAGGTGTGGTACCAGAAAGCGGCCGAGAACGGGAACGTTCGGGCGATGCACAATCTCGGCGTGCTCTACGCCAACGATCGCGACATGCCGAACGCCATCACCTGGTTCCAGCGCGCCGCCGACCACGGCTTGCCGGACAGCCAGTTCAACCTCGGCATCATCAATGCGCTCGGCTCGGGCGTCCGCCAGGATCTTGCGGTCTCCTACAAGTGGTTCGGTCTCGCGGCGCGCTCGGGTGATCGCGAGGCGGAGAAGAAGCGCGACGACGTCGCCGCCCATCTCGACAAGAACACGCTCGCCGCCGCCAAGATGGCCGTACAGACCTGGCAGCAGAAGCCGGTCAATCGCGAGGCGAACGAGGAGACGGCACTGTGGGTCGAGCCGGCCGGGGCGACGGGGGCCGAGAGCGCCAGCGCGATGCCGGCCGGCGCCGATGCGGTCAAGGCCGCGCAGCAGGCGCTGCAGCAGCGCGGCGTCTATGCCGGTCCGATCGACGGCGACATGAACAGCCGCACCAAGCAGGCGATCCGGACGTTCCAGAAGAAGATGGGCGTCAAGCAGACCGGCGAGATCGATGCCGCGACGCTGAAGCTGCTCGGCGGCAAGGCGCTCTGA
- a CDS encoding MerR family DNA-binding transcriptional regulator encodes MKEALALDQSTAQSGLRSSSGQEETRQAWFTIGDLAKEFDVTLRTLRFYEDKGLLNPRREGLNRIYGRRDRARLKLVLMGKRVGFSLTEIKEMLDLYDLRDGQLTQLRVAHRKFREQMSILEQQKKDIDAALDEVKSTIGEIDDLLKAKEATAG; translated from the coding sequence ATGAAAGAAGCACTGGCTCTCGATCAATCGACGGCCCAGTCCGGCCTTCGTTCGTCCTCCGGTCAGGAGGAGACGCGGCAGGCCTGGTTCACCATCGGTGATCTCGCCAAGGAATTCGACGTCACGCTGCGGACCTTGCGGTTCTACGAGGACAAGGGCCTCCTGAACCCCCGTCGCGAGGGCTTGAACCGGATCTACGGTCGTCGTGACCGTGCCCGTTTGAAGCTCGTGCTGATGGGCAAGCGGGTCGGTTTCTCCCTGACCGAAATCAAGGAGATGCTCGACCTGTACGATCTGCGCGACGGGCAGCTGACCCAGCTGCGCGTTGCGCATCGCAAGTTCCGCGAGCAGATGAGCATCCTGGAGCAGCAGAAGAAGGACATCGACGCGGCGCTCGACGAAGTGAAGTCGACGATCGGGGAGATCGACGATCTGCTCAAGGCCAAAGAGGCGACCGCGGGTTGA
- a CDS encoding invasion associated locus B family protein, whose product MTVILQEIARRIVVTSLTALMSLIGMAFGSALAQDAPKPAAAGAVTIDGWMKICGNDERQKKEICKTGYDLRSEGGQFLASISVSEMAGEARKIVELIMPTGLLLQPGVKVQVDQNKAEDGKFSLCMPEACVAGFVTTEAFLGSLKKGSTLTVTAQGQAANPISFAFPLASFKSANEGKAIDEATLKKRQEAIAQDIQQKQKSIEEQLRAEQHKATQSP is encoded by the coding sequence ATGACGGTCATCCTCCAGGAAATCGCGCGGCGCATCGTCGTCACGTCGCTGACGGCGCTCATGTCCCTGATCGGCATGGCGTTCGGTTCCGCCCTCGCCCAGGACGCCCCGAAGCCGGCGGCCGCGGGCGCCGTGACCATCGACGGCTGGATGAAGATCTGCGGCAACGACGAGCGGCAGAAGAAGGAAATCTGCAAGACCGGCTACGACCTGCGCAGCGAAGGCGGCCAGTTCCTCGCCTCGATCTCGGTCAGCGAAATGGCCGGTGAGGCGCGCAAGATCGTCGAGCTGATCATGCCGACGGGTCTCCTGCTGCAGCCGGGCGTCAAGGTGCAGGTCGACCAGAACAAGGCCGAGGACGGCAAGTTCTCGCTGTGCATGCCGGAAGCCTGCGTCGCCGGTTTCGTCACCACCGAGGCTTTCCTCGGCAGCCTCAAGAAGGGCTCGACCCTGACCGTGACCGCGCAGGGCCAGGCCGCCAATCCGATCTCGTTCGCCTTCCCGCTCGCCAGCTTCAAGAGCGCCAACGAGGGCAAGGCGATCGACGAGGCGACGCTGAAGAAGCGTCAGGAAGCGATCGCGCAGGACATCCAGCAGAAGCAGAAGAGCATCGAGGAGCAGCTCCGCGCCGAGCAGCACAAGGCGACGCAGAGTCCCTGA